A single window of Uloborus diversus isolate 005 chromosome 5, Udiv.v.3.1, whole genome shotgun sequence DNA harbors:
- the LOC129222451 gene encoding retinol dehydrogenase 14-like, which produces MIIKILGTSVVVALGMVLVRKYRAYKWGRCKSSRSMKNKTVIVTGANSGLGKATALELANKGARVILACRDREKAQKALIEIRSQSRSGVLKVLELDLASFESIQKFADEFYRSEDRLDVLINNAGLFKCPYMTTKEGYEMQFGVNHLGHFLLTKLLLSKLKESAPSRIVIVSSALYKRAKLDIETINSESHYDKGMAYKNSKLANVLFARELAKRLKGTGVSVYSVSPGMVWTNLGRYMSISWWKMALLAPIAWFFIRTPYEGCQTILHCAVSEEVEGESGLYYRNCEKEAIAPVAMDDVLSKNLWDFSEKLCKQ; this is translated from the coding sequence ATGATCATCAAAATTCTTGGTACGTCTGTTGTTGTTGCTTTGGGGATGGTTTTAGTTCGAAAGTATAGAGCGTATAAGTGGGGAAGATGCAAAAGTAGTCGTTCCATGAAGAACAAAACCGTGATTGTTACCGGTGCTAATTCTGGATTAGGTAAAGCTACTGCATTAGAGCTCGCAAATAAAGGTGCCAGGGTTATTCTTGCTTGCCGTGATCGAGAAAAGGCTCAGAAAGCATTGATCGAAATACGATCGCAATCAAGAAGTGGAGTTTTAAAAGTTCTTGAACTCGATCTTGCATCATTTGAGTCCATCCAAAAATTTGCCGACGAATTCTATCGTAGTGAAGACCGACTCGACGTTCTAATTAACAATGCTGgtctctttaaatgcccttacaTGACGACAAAGGAAGGTTACGAGATGCAATTTGGTGTCAATCACTTGggtcactttttgttgacaaagCTACTGTTATCGAAATTGAAAGAATCGGCGCCTTCCCGCATTGTTATCGTTTCATCTGCTTTGTACAAGAGAGCAAAATTAGACATTGAAACTATAAATTCGGAGTCTCATTATGATAAAGGCATGGCTTATAAAAATAGTAAGCTCGCTAACGTACTTTTCGCTCGCGAGCTAGCCAAACGATTGAAAGGCACTGGCGTCTCCGTGTATTCAGTGAGTCCAGGCATGGTTTGGACCAATTTAGGCCGATACATGTCCATCAGTTGGTGGAAAATGGCTTTACTTGCACCGATTGCGTGGTTTTTTATCAGAACACCATATGAAGGATGTCAGACAATACTGCATTGTGCTGTTTCGGAGGAAGTTGAAGGTGAAAGTGGCTTGTACTACAGAAATTGCGAGAAAGAAGCAATAGCGCCTGTAGCTATGGATGATGTCTTATCTAAAAATTTATGGGATTTTTCGGAGAAATTATGCAAGCAGTAG